The Pyrus communis chromosome 8, drPyrComm1.1, whole genome shotgun sequence region tattgttcttttttattatgagagtgaTAGCGTTAGTGGATTAGATACTTAGTTGCTAGGAGGAAGGAGAATCGGTAAGAAATCCAAACCAATGTGTATAGGCATGATTACTTTCCGTCATTGTATTTAAGCGCTGGATGAAGGATTGTTATTGTATGAAAAGATTTCCCATTATTGTTCTAAATAGAGGAAAAAATAGGGAGTGtaaaaatcaatcacttcccaaaacaaaatagttatccAATGGTCCCGAAGAATTGTATATGACATTAAAACTCATAATTGcttgaaaaataatataacatcCGTGAAAAATGTACaaagtttaaaatttgaaatcacaTAAAGAAAACCAAATGTATGTTTCTTTTTCTCCATTGAAAGAGAGTTTGGACTACCACCAACATTATGATGTTAGCCTTATAAGgttatacaattaaaacacaaaaaacgaGTGACAAACCTGATTCCCATTGTAATCATGGTACTCGAGCAAGGAAAGAGAAAGGGCACGACAACACCAGGATCTTCTATAAACTCCTAGCTGAATACAACTACTCTATGGGAAGTATTATGTTGTGTGTTCTAGGGCTTATAGGGACCAGTGTTTTATATATAGGCTAAAAGCTAGGGTTTCCATCCATAAAGGAAACCTAAACTTACTTTCTTAGCCTCCAAGTCaagtatcataatcatattcaattaaGGATTCTATCAATCCTATTTCCAATATAAGACATCTTATATATGATTGATATTTTTAAGAGATCAAATTACAATCAACATTATTCTCCAATATTATATTCCTATTACATGTAGTAGACCACTTAAAGGTTGATTTATATTGAATAAATTCAACATATGAGTTTTGAGTCCATCCACAAAAGGATGTAAAGAACAGAAATAACTTAGTTTAACTGAACAGATAGACCTAGTCGTTATCGGACGCTTATCATGCAGAAAAATTGTAGTTCTCGACCCTTCTCTACCTCTATCGGTTCCATCTTACCTTCCTCAAAGAAGATGGTAGTAAACCAGCACTAgaaacaacacaacacacacaaCAGCAGGAACAGCCCTGTAGCTAATAGTTGGTATTCGACTTTTTCCTCTTCAGGATGTCTTTTCGGTAGTGCGTCTGAACCTCTTGCTCGACCTCTGCTCTTCAGAAATTATCCTTGTGTGCCTTCGCCTTTGCCGGAACAGGAGCTTCAACCTTTTTCAATTACCTTTCCTGGTTCTGCAACCTCAGCAATAGGTTCCATTGGTTACTCGGAATTGGGCTTGGTTGCAGATGATGACTtcttctttgccttcttctCATGCTCCTGAAGCAAGTCAAATTGGTAACCCGTGTCAGTTTCTAACACCAACCAGATTAACATAGATAAAGTAATAAcaataattaaattgaaatgAATAAATAGATAGCTTGAAACGATGCGGCAAGTGCGATAAGAAATGCTCCCACAGAGTGAAATGTTTTCGTTCAACTTGTGGATATGGCCGAATATTAAAAGGTTTCATGCCATAGAGTTAAAAGATAATTGAAACGAATAAATAGATGGCTACTTTCTGTACCCACAAGAGAAAAAAGATAGTTTCATTTGTTTTGTGTTGCTTTGTTAGTTGAAAAGTGAGTACATTGTCTCTAGATTAAGATTTTGTACTAATAAGGTCCTGCATTTGGTGTAAATTTCTCAGAATATATTTCCTTTGCCAAttattttcacacttttttcTCAGCCCCCTTGGGATTTCACAGCTGATAGTCGACACAGAGGATCTCTTAATAATTGTATAGATAATACAACAAAGAATGTGCAATTCTAATTTCAAACAACGTaaggaaaatgaaaatatgTACACCGTTGAACTTACAAAAGTGAGCCAAACTTCGAAGCAACGTATGCTTGCTTTTTAGAAGAAAATCTCTGGCTTTTGGGCTACAAAAATGCCACTGCAAAAATCGTTTGGATCCCATGAGCAGTAATGTTAAATTGTTCCCCAATAAAAATCGATACAGTTCCACAAAagggtttattttattttttggtcaagATAAAAAACTAGTACAAAGTCCAAAAGTAACCAGATAAAGTAAATGATCCAAGCAAAATAAGAGCTGCAACCCAAGATAGAAAAGGAGGCCCATCCAAACTTAAACCCGAAGGTtgcaaaaacaaacaacaaaaaactcTAATATCCAGTAGCGTAAACCACACTATTGTTGCCGTCACATCCTCGGAGGAAGCCAAACTCCAAACCAAGAGAGTAAACACCAGATCCAAGTCTCCTTTATGAACCCTTACAAATATATACGAACAAAGTATCTTATGGGTAGGGAGTGAGGCTCAAGGGTATGTAAAATAACCAACACTTGACCTCGATTGGGATCAGGCATGCCAATTGGGGGAGGGGAAATGAGGGAAGAACGAGAATGAAAACGAAGGAATGAGACTTGAAAGGGGAAGGAAGAGGAGGTGGATGTAGGGAGGGGGAAGGGGCTGAGGAGATGagaggagagaaaaagaaagagaaggcaaagaagagaggaggaaaggaggaggaaaaagaagagTAGCGGGCTATCGTCTGCCCCGAGCAAAAGCAAGAGACGGCGATTGAAACTTGAAACTGGTGATGTGATTCTGGATCTGGTATTGGAgttcctagagagagagagaggagaaaagtGCCAAACTACTTATTCTATCCAAATTAATTAGGATAGTATACCCTCTTCCATACTCAAAAGTTAGACTTACAAAATATTGGAAAAGTATTAGAAACTGTATCCACATCCAATACAATATCAATGAGTATGGCGCTATATAGCTGACAAGTAATTTGATCAAAAAGTAGTTTTCTTGAATATGGAAACTTTCCTTTAGTTTCTTGAATTGGAGTTGATGTTGTGTAGTTTCTAGAGACTTCAGAAATTCTAAATAATATTCTCACTAACCGTAAAAATTTAAACGTAATATTAATAATCCGAACCATTAATCTTTCTGCATCCCTTAAAagttcatgttttcaaaaaacaaaatttggtgagAAATTGGTTTGTCGTTGTTGAAAATTTATCTTTTTTGCTCAAATTTTCTGAATCTTGCAATATTTTTGTGGTAGAATTTGATAGTAAATGATGGCGTAGAAGGTACTTTGAATTTGAAACCTACAGAAAATATGGAGTTTGAAACTAAACAAGCAGCATATATGATTTCTAGAACAAGTATGGTGGAATTATGGGGTTTAGTATTCGAAGAGAAAGTAGTGGCAATAATAAAAAGACTAGTTAATTCACTTCAAGAATCTTTTCTTGTGCTAAGCGGAATGATATGATTAAAAGACCAAGAGGAGAGATGGGGATTGGATGTGGTGTGAGTGTTAGGTTGGATGGGTATAGGGGGAATTTTATGAACAACATAATCATCCACTAATAAAGAAAGAATATGCCCATATGTTATCATCCCAACGGAAAATGAAAACCTCACAAGCCACTGAAGTAGACTTGGCTGAAGAATCGAGGATAACACTTGGGTTGGCTTATGAGTTAATAAGCAAACAAACAGGTGGAAGAGAGTCCTTAGGATATATTAAGCATAGCCAAAAGATTATCCTCAAACTGGGAATGATGAAGTGCTTGAGAAAAGGCATACCAATTGTAATAGCCAGATGACAGTTGCTTGGAGAATAGGGATGTTGTTATTCCAAAAGGGCTTAAGAAGCCGCCACGTCAACACCGTGAACCAGCCTCACCGTCAAATGTCAAATTCCCATTCGCAATTAGAAGAGACGTGCAGGCCaagttgatttttgtttttttccacACAATAGGTGGTGTGACACAACAAGAAGAACAACCAGAAGGCACACAAGCCAAATACCTGCGTACATTTGCCTTTTTTTTGcccttaaaatcaatcaatatcgatcatcaatttaaaattattgagaACTTGCTTGGAAGCATACGagtgaaaatattttgaaaatcaattcttattaaaaatacaaataaattttgaaaatgtattTAAAGTGTTTGTTGCAAGAAATGcataactaatatttttttttttatagcaaacaattcaagtgtttttggaacgaaaaaaaacattttctaaaAACGTTTCAATAATTTTAAAGCTACCATCAAATGAGCCATAATCAAATTTAATGCCCAGTTGTACAATTGCAATTGGTGTTGTAGGTagtaaagaaaaattggaaagcTGAAGTCAGGAAAGCAATTTGTTTAACACAATACGACATTAGCTACACTAACAAGTAAGAGAGTGAAATAAACTTTACAATAaactaattataataatttgattcGAACTTGAGACctttacttacaaataaagaaaaaaatcactATATTGTAGAATTAAGTAATAAGTTATTAGAGCAACTTAAATGAACCGTATATACCATATGATGCATAAAATAATAGAATTCGTTAACCTAATTCACATAACATTGTTTTATCGGAACAAACGCTATCATTTTACTTCTCCAAAAACAGCCCAAAGGCTGTGGTTTGTGTGTAGCGGAAGCAGTGGTATAAATGGTAATTCGATAACAAAACGTGTGCACTTATTAATATGACAGGAAAGGGAACACTCCcactcacacacacaaacacactctcTTTTTGTCGTCGTCGTCGTAATTTATGTTGATCTTCCTTGACAAGGCGCGAACCCACTCTGCCAAAACCCAGCCGCTGAGCCTCCGAGCCGCCGCCGGTTTTCTCAGCCGCTGAAACCCCTTTTATTTGGTTGCCCTTTTGCATCCAAAACAAAACCGACTGCAAACAGCCGCTCCCAATGGAGCCGCCGCCGTTACATATAAACACACCTCGGAATTCCAAGTACTTACTCTCACTCAATtttcaaaagaacaaaactctctctctctctctctctctctctctctctctattttctctcGCTCCAAACAGGAAGAAGCGTTTGTCTTCCGATAGCGGTTCTGGATGCATGGATTCCGAGGACGTCGTAGAGATTCCGCCTCCGGCTACTCCGATTACCCGGGCCCCGAAATTTCAGAAGCTCAAACTCAAAGAGGTACGATTTCTCTGTCGTTTGATCAGTCGATAACTCAATCTTCGATGGTTCTTGTGATTTACCTGGTTCGATCATGCACTTGTGATGAGATTAGTGTTTTTGAGAGCTGGTAATCTGCTTTGATTGATCAAGTTACCGTCTTGATCAGTGATCAGAAttcaattttggattttttggtacatttgatttCGGGCTAATACGAGTTGATTGGAACATCAGTATAAAATCTTGGCACTTAATTGcccaatttttcaattttttagttaattttgtTCTAGGGATTTTTAGCAATTTTTTTGGTTATGGTATTCATTGGTTCCCAATTTCCTGAAAGATTGAAGTTTTTTGGGGTATTGCTAAAGCATTGTCACAAGCTCATTCACTGAACCCATTGTTGTTtacaattttgaacaatttattGGCAGTCCTGTGTATAATGAGGACATTGAGCTTCCGTTCCACGTTATCAGTTTGCCTTTTGTTCAATTTCCTTCCCATGATCGCATGCATGGTGCCGGGTTTACTGTCACCATCATCTATGTTTTTTTGGGCCCGATGAAGGTGTGCCTTTGCAGGCATTGCCTTTTTCCGTTTTATTCGATGACTTTTACTGGTTGTAATCGTATAAATATAGATTTGTAAGAATTGAATACATCTGTTGCTATACAGTGTTCAAGCTTGGTGCTGGTTACAGAATTAAAATCAAGAGTTTCCTTCGtgcttttcttttcaattgaaTGTTGTTCTTATACTTTGTGAAGAGGTTTTCATGTCCTACTTTTGTGCTTATAACCCCTATTCCAtccaaagtttttgtttttgccctcatttgtattttgcaactaattagTAACATTTTTGTAGGATgcctctgtttgtttgtttgtttgtttttttttttttttttttttttttttttttgaattgttgtTTTCTGGCATTGGTTGGAATTCAGTCGGTCTGAACAGGTATGTGTTATGGTTAATCCTTTTTAGGTTCTTCGGTATGATGTGATTGAAATTGACGAAGATGAAGATCCAGTCGCTGCAATGATTATCGATGATCCAGTTGATATAAGTGGCAAGGGGAAGGCAATCAGAAGCTCTTCTGATGGCTACCATGATCATCAAGATAAGGTGTATTATTGACTTGAAGGACACTCTATGGCTGCTGTCATTTTGTTGAATGATAAATATTCAATTGTAGCTTTAGCATTCTGAacatatttgcattatgattttaCTAGTATTTTCAGGAAGCTGAGGTCAATAGCTATTTTGGCCCTCCTGGTATGGCAACCCCTGGGTCAGCGAATGGGATTGAAGCTGCTAAGAGTTTTGTCCCAGCTAACGTGATCAACTTAGATGGTCATACTTCTGATTTATCATATGAAGATGACGACTTTGCTGATTTTTTTCTTGATGAGTTTATGGATGTCGATGAGTATGCCCAATTGCAAGCCCATTTTGATAATGTGGATATTCCCCCTGGAATAGAGGCACCTATTCCTTGGTTGTCGGATCCTTTTAAAAGTAAagttaaatcaatttctggaaGTATTTCTGTCGATAAGACGTTTCAAATGCAACCAGAGCCTGATCATTTCAGCAAGAAGCCACTTTTTGGGGGTAGTTCAAGCTTGAAGACCCAAATTGATAGTACTGCCCACCCACCTGAAGTGAATCTATCATCAGCATGGAAACTTCCGAAAATTGCCAGGAGTAAAAAGAAACAACCTGCTTTGCAACATCAAGGGAGTGTTCCTAATTTCCCAGTTGGGAAAGAGTCATCAAAATCTCAATGGCTTTTAGGACTCCAGCCTAAAAAGAAGCTAGCTTCTTCGAGTGGTTCAACGAATCACTTTGATGCAATGAAGCTTGGTTCCGAAGCTGACACATCTTCTGCATCGTACTTTCATAACATTCTAGAGAAAAAGGGTTCAAGTGCTTCTTTTAAACCCATGCCCGTTCCTGGGTGGCCGGGGCCCATTTCCAAATTTAATACCA contains the following coding sequences:
- the LOC137742345 gene encoding probable ubiquitin-conjugating enzyme E2 26 isoform X1 produces the protein MEPPPLHINTPRNSKYLLSLNFQKNKTLSLSLSLSLSLFSLAPNRKKRLSSDSGSGCMDSEDVVEIPPPATPITRAPKFQKLKLKEVLRYDVIEIDEDEDPVAAMIIDDPVDISGKGKAIRSSSDGYHDHQDKYFQEAEVNSYFGPPGMATPGSANGIEAAKSFVPANVINLDGHTSDLSYEDDDFADFFLDEFMDVDEYAQLQAHFDNVDIPPGIEAPIPWLSDPFKSKVKSISGSISVDKTFQMQPEPDHFSKKPLFGGSSSLKTQIDSTAHPPEVNLSSAWKLPKIARSKKKQPALQHQGSVPNFPVGKESSKSQWLLGLQPKKKLASSSGSTNHFDAMKLGSEADTSSASYFHNILEKKGSSASFKPMPVPGWPGPISKFNTMPFNSSFYDPLGSAYPPGEVAGSPWIPNAQIQNNLAPGGISTGPGRKISAMEMDEIILKFQGFKQFDTVEDHSDHHYITRGYSTKQPPKNWAKRIQEEWKILEKDLPDTIFVRAYETRMDLLRAVIIGAEGTPYHDGLFFFDVCFPSGYPNVPPNVYYHSGGLRLNPNLYNCGKVCLSLLNTWSGNKNEKWLPGVSTMLQVLVSIQGLILNTKPYFNEPGCASMNGSAAGEKMSEEYNENTFILSLKTMVYTMRKPPKHFEDLVLGHFYNRARDILVACKAYMDGAQVGCLVKGGVQDVDEGDKSCSQRFKSSVADHLPMLVAEFTRIGVKNCERFISPGTSENNQTASMPQAATSMISC
- the LOC137742345 gene encoding probable ubiquitin-conjugating enzyme E2 26 isoform X2 — translated: MEPPPLHINTPRNSKYLLSLNFQKNKTLSLSLSLSLSLFSLAPNRKKRLSSDSGSGCMDSEDVVEIPPPATPITRAPKFQKLKLKEVLRYDVIEIDEDEDPVAAMIIDDPVDISGKGKAIRSSSDGYHDHQDKEAEVNSYFGPPGMATPGSANGIEAAKSFVPANVINLDGHTSDLSYEDDDFADFFLDEFMDVDEYAQLQAHFDNVDIPPGIEAPIPWLSDPFKSKVKSISGSISVDKTFQMQPEPDHFSKKPLFGGSSSLKTQIDSTAHPPEVNLSSAWKLPKIARSKKKQPALQHQGSVPNFPVGKESSKSQWLLGLQPKKKLASSSGSTNHFDAMKLGSEADTSSASYFHNILEKKGSSASFKPMPVPGWPGPISKFNTMPFNSSFYDPLGSAYPPGEVAGSPWIPNAQIQNNLAPGGISTGPGRKISAMEMDEIILKFQGFKQFDTVEDHSDHHYITRGYSTKQPPKNWAKRIQEEWKILEKDLPDTIFVRAYETRMDLLRAVIIGAEGTPYHDGLFFFDVCFPSGYPNVPPNVYYHSGGLRLNPNLYNCGKVCLSLLNTWSGNKNEKWLPGVSTMLQVLVSIQGLILNTKPYFNEPGCASMNGSAAGEKMSEEYNENTFILSLKTMVYTMRKPPKHFEDLVLGHFYNRARDILVACKAYMDGAQVGCLVKGGVQDVDEGDKSCSQRFKSSVADHLPMLVAEFTRIGVKNCERFISPGTSENNQTASMPQAATSMISC